One window of the Thermodesulfomicrobium sp. WS genome contains the following:
- a CDS encoding chemotaxis protein CheA: MSMDQRAALHRQAFVDEAVDLLAEWETCMLALEQSPDAQTVDRLFRAVHTLKGAGGMFGFEDLAAFLHHAETLLDRVRAGEVAVSRPLVDLFLACRDHAAAILDGRGDAGVTQGLVDQLAAWGAPGQSLPGPAQRSSGAAPSAAAPTPAEEQPRLWRIRFRPQENIFRTGLDPASLVEELMGLGSAQVVLLGDAVPPLSALDPESCALAWEVLLTTTAAEPTIRDVFIFVEGDAEVRVEPVPVEDAPPRLGELLARRGDAAPEAIEAALAHRKPVGEVLVEAGVVAPAQVEAALAEQRSIKQLKDASAAAEAATVRVPAAKLDALVDLVGELVTAQARLSQVAMEQGSGALSAVAEEMERLTDALRDTSLSLRMLPIGSTFARFRRLVRDLSTELGKDIALVTVGEDTELDKTMLERLGDPLVHLLRNSVDHGIEPPHERQRQGKPAQGTIRLVAEHAGGEVVLTIEDDGRGIDVERVRAKALEKGIISADVTLSHEECLQLIFAPGLSTAQKVSNVSGRGVGMDVVKRNIEALRGRISIASTLGQGTTITIRLPLTLAIIDGLLVRVQDAFFVLPLAAVEECVELTAEAKAASSARLIALRGDLVPYVEVRQVFGVPGTPPPIEQAVIVRVLDRLVGVVVDAVVGEHQTVIKSLGRVFQHVRGVSGATILGDGTIALIVDLAALVL; this comes from the coding sequence ATGTCTATGGATCAGAGAGCCGCCCTGCACCGTCAGGCCTTTGTGGACGAGGCCGTGGATCTGCTGGCTGAGTGGGAGACATGCATGCTCGCCCTGGAGCAGAGCCCGGATGCGCAGACCGTGGACCGGCTGTTCCGTGCCGTGCATACCCTGAAGGGCGCGGGCGGCATGTTCGGCTTCGAGGATTTGGCCGCCTTTCTCCACCACGCCGAGACCCTGCTCGACCGAGTGCGGGCAGGGGAGGTAGCCGTCAGTCGGCCTTTGGTGGACCTGTTTCTCGCGTGCCGCGACCATGCCGCAGCCATCCTCGATGGACGGGGGGATGCGGGCGTTACCCAGGGGCTGGTGGATCAGCTGGCCGCATGGGGTGCTCCCGGGCAGTCTCTGCCCGGTCCTGCCCAGCGTTCTTCCGGTGCAGCGCCCAGCGCGGCGGCGCCGACGCCTGCCGAGGAGCAGCCCCGGCTGTGGCGCATCCGCTTTCGCCCCCAGGAAAATATCTTTCGCACCGGCCTGGATCCGGCGAGTTTGGTGGAGGAGCTCATGGGGCTGGGAAGCGCTCAGGTGGTGCTGCTTGGCGATGCCGTGCCCCCATTGAGCGCCCTGGACCCCGAGTCCTGCGCCCTGGCGTGGGAGGTCCTGCTCACCACCACCGCTGCCGAGCCCACCATCCGTGATGTGTTCATCTTTGTGGAGGGCGATGCCGAAGTGCGGGTGGAGCCGGTGCCCGTGGAAGACGCCCCCCCTCGGTTGGGCGAGCTCCTTGCCCGGCGGGGAGATGCCGCCCCGGAGGCCATCGAGGCGGCCCTGGCCCATCGCAAGCCCGTGGGCGAGGTCCTGGTGGAAGCCGGTGTGGTGGCCCCGGCCCAGGTGGAAGCGGCCCTCGCCGAGCAGCGCAGCATCAAGCAGTTGAAAGACGCCTCAGCAGCGGCCGAGGCCGCCACGGTGCGGGTCCCGGCCGCCAAGCTGGACGCGCTGGTGGACCTGGTAGGGGAGTTGGTGACCGCCCAGGCGCGGCTCAGCCAAGTGGCCATGGAGCAGGGCAGCGGGGCCTTGTCCGCGGTGGCGGAGGAGATGGAGCGCCTCACCGACGCCTTGCGCGATACGTCATTGAGCCTGCGCATGCTTCCCATCGGCTCGACCTTCGCCCGTTTCCGCCGTCTGGTGCGGGACTTGTCCACAGAACTTGGCAAGGACATCGCGCTCGTCACCGTGGGCGAAGACACCGAACTCGACAAGACCATGCTCGAGCGCCTGGGGGACCCCCTGGTGCATCTTTTGCGCAACAGCGTGGATCACGGCATCGAGCCCCCCCATGAGCGTCAACGCCAGGGCAAACCTGCTCAAGGCACCATCCGCCTGGTGGCCGAACATGCCGGTGGCGAGGTGGTTTTGACCATCGAGGATGACGGCCGCGGCATCGATGTGGAGCGGGTTCGGGCCAAGGCCCTGGAAAAGGGGATTATTTCTGCGGACGTGACGCTCAGTCACGAGGAATGCCTCCAGCTCATCTTTGCCCCGGGGCTCTCCACGGCCCAAAAAGTGTCCAACGTTTCCGGCCGCGGGGTGGGCATGGACGTGGTCAAGCGCAATATCGAGGCCCTGCGCGGCCGTATTTCCATTGCCAGCACCCTGGGGCAGGGCACCACCATCACCATCCGTCTGCCGCTCACCCTGGCCATTATCGATGGCCTGTTGGTGCGGGTGCAGGACGCCTTCTTCGTGCTTCCCCTGGCCGCTGTGGAGGAATGCGTGGAGCTCACCGCCGAGGCCAAGGCCGCCTCGTCGGCGCGGCTCATCGCCTTGCGTGGGGACTTGGTGCCGTATGTGGAGGTGCGCCAGGTGTTCGGTGTGCCGGGCACACCGCCTCCCATCGAGCAGGCGGTCATCGTCCGGGTCTTGGATCGGCTGGTGGGCGTGGTGGTGGACGCCGTGGTGGGTGAGCATCAGACGGTCATCAAGAGTCTGGGCCGGGTCTTCCAGCACGTGCGCGGGGTTTCCGGGGCCACGATCCTTGGTGACGGCACCATTGCCCTCATCGTGGACCTTGCTGCCTTGGTGCTATGA
- a CDS encoding response regulator yields the protein MKRILTVDDSSSVRQMVRLTLEDAGFEVVEAVDGKDALGKLNPAPDLVITDLNMPNLDGIGLIRALRAEAATRFTPILMLTTESQEAKKQEGKAAGATGWIVKPFKPDQLVAVVRKVLR from the coding sequence ATGAAACGGATCCTGACGGTGGACGATTCTTCCAGTGTGCGCCAGATGGTGCGGCTGACCTTGGAGGATGCCGGATTCGAGGTGGTGGAGGCCGTGGACGGCAAGGATGCCTTGGGTAAGCTCAACCCGGCGCCGGATTTGGTCATCACCGACCTCAATATGCCCAACCTGGATGGCATTGGTCTGATCCGCGCCCTGCGCGCCGAGGCCGCCACCCGCTTTACCCCCATCCTCATGCTCACCACCGAATCCCAGGAGGCCAAGAAGCAGGAAGGCAAGGCCGCTGGGGCGACGGGATGGATCGTCAAGCCCTTCAAACCGGATCAGCTGGTGGCGGTTGTGCGCAAAGTGCTGCGTTAG
- a CDS encoding chemotaxis protein CheD has translation MDIWDPRWQGLPQRYLHIGQGGLFVRPTVVHTVLGSCVAVVLYAPEHQVGGIFHAFLPHQPAPPLDEDGNSPFRYVDAGTGHLVRLFARRGISPNALVAKLFGGAVSMGQKNDSAVGTRNADAARSLMAELGIPVVAERLGGDCGSKLLFHSGTGEVLLKRLRRFEEIAPSTASVRSPAPHGVKAPQSHGDDPRS, from the coding sequence ATGGATATTTGGGACCCTCGCTGGCAAGGACTCCCCCAGCGCTACCTCCATATCGGCCAAGGCGGCCTCTTTGTCCGGCCCACCGTGGTGCACACGGTGCTCGGCTCCTGCGTCGCCGTGGTGCTTTATGCCCCCGAGCACCAGGTGGGCGGCATCTTCCATGCCTTTCTCCCCCACCAGCCCGCGCCCCCTCTCGACGAGGACGGAAATTCCCCTTTCCGCTACGTGGACGCCGGAACCGGGCATCTGGTGCGGCTCTTTGCCCGCCGCGGCATCTCTCCCAACGCCTTGGTGGCGAAACTCTTCGGCGGCGCCGTCTCCATGGGCCAAAAAAACGACAGCGCCGTGGGCACGCGCAACGCCGACGCCGCCCGATCCCTGATGGCCGAGCTCGGCATCCCCGTAGTGGCGGAGCGCCTGGGCGGAGACTGCGGCTCCAAACTCCTTTTCCATTCGGGGACAGGAGAAGTGTTGCTCAAACGTCTGCGGCGTTTTGAGGAAATCGCTCCAAGCACCGCATCGGTCCGCTCCCCTGCCCCACACGGCGTCAAGGCACCCCAATCTCATGGCGATGATCCCCGAAGCTAG
- the tal gene encoding transaldolase translates to MTKLHALAALGQSIWYDNIHRSLVESSGLAALIEAGIRGVTSNPSIFEKAIVGSTDYDAAIRALAARGMGAAQIAETLMVEDIQRAADLLRPVYEESAGDDGYVSLEVSPALAHDTPGTIAEALRLWRAVDRPNLMIKVPATPAGIAAITALIRQGVSVNVTLIFGLGAYRAVAEAYIAGLAQWLAAGGSARQVASVASFFVSRIDSAVDALLEVRGARHLQGTIAIACAKVAYRTMQEIFSSPRWSTLEREGARAQRLLWASTSTKNPAYPDTLYVDALIGGRTVNTLPPATLEAFWDHGTVAPTLSQGLDAAYEQLAALAALGIDLEAVEKQLQEEGVAAFARSFDALLAKVAAKSAQLAPGACGA, encoded by the coding sequence ATGACCAAACTCCATGCCCTTGCGGCATTGGGCCAGTCCATCTGGTACGACAACATCCATCGCTCCCTTGTGGAGAGCAGCGGGCTTGCCGCTCTCATCGAGGCCGGGATCCGCGGGGTGACCTCCAACCCTTCCATCTTTGAAAAGGCCATCGTGGGCAGCACCGATTACGATGCCGCCATCAGGGCCTTGGCGGCTCGCGGCATGGGCGCAGCACAGATCGCCGAGACCTTGATGGTGGAGGACATCCAGCGCGCCGCGGACCTGCTGCGCCCGGTCTACGAAGAAAGCGCAGGCGACGACGGCTATGTGAGCCTCGAGGTGAGCCCCGCCCTTGCCCACGACACCCCGGGCACCATTGCCGAGGCCCTGCGGCTTTGGCGCGCCGTGGACCGGCCCAACCTGATGATCAAGGTCCCGGCAACGCCTGCGGGGATCGCCGCCATCACGGCCCTTATCCGCCAAGGGGTGAGCGTCAACGTGACCTTGATCTTCGGGCTTGGCGCCTACCGCGCCGTGGCCGAGGCCTATATCGCCGGGCTTGCGCAATGGCTTGCCGCCGGAGGGAGTGCCCGGCAGGTGGCCTCGGTGGCCTCGTTTTTTGTCAGCCGCATCGATTCCGCCGTGGACGCGCTCTTGGAGGTGCGTGGCGCCCGTCACCTGCAGGGGACCATCGCCATCGCCTGCGCCAAGGTGGCGTACCGCACGATGCAGGAGATCTTTTCCAGCCCGCGCTGGAGTACCTTGGAGCGTGAGGGCGCGCGGGCGCAGCGCCTGCTTTGGGCGAGCACGAGCACCAAGAACCCTGCCTACCCGGACACCCTGTACGTGGACGCCCTCATTGGCGGCCGCACGGTGAATACCCTGCCTCCGGCCACCCTGGAGGCCTTTTGGGATCACGGCACCGTCGCGCCCACGCTGTCCCAGGGCCTGGATGCGGCCTACGAGCAATTGGCGGCCTTGGCCGCATTGGGCATTGACCTGGAGGCCGTGGAAAAGCAGCTCCAGGAGGAAGGTGTGGCGGCGTTTGCCCGCTCCTTCGACGCCTTGCTGGCCAAAGTCGCGGCCAAGAGCGCCCAGCTCGCCCCTGGGGCGTGCGGCGCTTGA
- a CDS encoding STAS domain-containing protein: protein MFHAHLDPHCATLTLHGDLGIEHAQEIQQHLLAALPKAGTLTLHLAADRVDSSFVQLLIALQREAAARDIGLKVYDAGGMVAAWCQRLGAGSLWKNLGAEVAG from the coding sequence ATGTTCCATGCCCATCTGGACCCGCACTGTGCGACCCTCACCCTGCACGGTGACCTTGGCATCGAGCATGCCCAGGAGATCCAGCAGCACCTGCTGGCCGCCCTGCCCAAGGCGGGGACCCTGACCCTTCACCTGGCGGCCGACCGCGTGGACTCCAGCTTTGTGCAGCTTTTGATCGCCTTGCAGCGGGAGGCGGCCGCCCGGGACATCGGCCTGAAGGTGTATGATGCTGGGGGCATGGTGGCGGCGTGGTGCCAGCGTTTGGGGGCTGGGAGCTTGTGGAAGAACCTTGGCGCGGAGGTGGCGGGATGA
- a CDS encoding protein-glutamate O-methyltransferase CheR, translating to MSGIPTMTESELTALGKLIYQELGIVVTPAKKTMLEARLYRRLRALGLRSYGEYLDYLRSVRGMEVEMPQLTSCVTTNTTCFLREAQHVAFLTDTVLPEFVAAHPGETFRLWSAGCSSGEEPYTLAMAMSEFAERHPRFSFTILATDISNRVLEEAQRAVYPMEDVDCLPLAWKRKYLLRSKDRSRNLVRVAPEIRRLVQFRRLNFMEPFALRELMHTIFCRNVMIYFDRATQGQLVAKLCNVLVPGGYLFIGHSESLTGHDVPLRQRAPAVYQRLAAKD from the coding sequence ATGAGTGGCATCCCTACCATGACCGAAAGCGAGCTCACCGCGCTGGGAAAGCTCATCTACCAGGAGCTGGGTATCGTCGTCACCCCGGCCAAGAAGACGATGCTGGAAGCGCGGCTCTACCGCCGCCTGCGGGCGCTGGGACTCCGTTCGTATGGCGAGTACCTGGACTACTTGCGCTCGGTGCGGGGCATGGAAGTGGAGATGCCGCAGCTGACCAGTTGCGTCACTACCAATACCACCTGCTTTCTGCGCGAGGCCCAGCATGTGGCTTTTCTTACGGATACCGTGCTGCCGGAGTTCGTGGCCGCCCACCCCGGCGAGACCTTCCGCCTGTGGAGCGCGGGATGCTCCTCAGGGGAGGAGCCATACACCTTGGCCATGGCCATGAGCGAGTTCGCCGAGCGGCATCCACGGTTTTCTTTCACCATTCTGGCCACGGACATCTCGAACCGCGTCCTGGAAGAGGCGCAGCGCGCCGTCTATCCCATGGAAGACGTGGACTGCCTGCCGCTGGCGTGGAAGCGCAAGTATCTTTTGCGCAGCAAGGACCGTTCCCGCAATCTGGTGCGGGTCGCGCCGGAGATCCGCCGGCTGGTGCAGTTTCGGCGCCTCAACTTCATGGAGCCCTTTGCCCTGCGGGAGCTCATGCACACCATCTTTTGCCGGAACGTCATGATATACTTCGATCGCGCCACCCAAGGCCAATTGGTGGCCAAATTGTGCAACGTGTTGGTGCCGGGCGGCTATCTCTTCATCGGGCATTCCGAAAGCCTCACCGGCCACGATGTGCCCCTGCGCCAGCGCGCTCCAGCGGTGTACCAGCGCTTGGCCGCCAAAGACTAG
- a CDS encoding CheR family methyltransferase, which produces MMSEIESSFQSVWAQELPHILAALTPVTGLVHDPELCAALDELVARRGLGIRRVVVLSADPGLEAYTVAMRLSWHWRHTPQPPFQVLGLLLCHEDLQTARRGVYPMEVLPSPVPSWLSPWITRHRRQPRVRIAPAVRFRVRFRHLPWPCAVRLREAADLLWCCGVFEPFVSPLGGRLVLEAARVVRPGGFVITDVSLGGDCRERGLRPLAPGVYQTVHWWRVS; this is translated from the coding sequence ATGATGTCGGAGATTGAGTCGAGCTTTCAGTCCGTTTGGGCGCAGGAACTTCCCCATATCCTGGCGGCGCTCACGCCGGTCACCGGGCTGGTGCACGATCCGGAGTTGTGCGCTGCCCTGGACGAATTGGTGGCTCGGCGTGGACTGGGAATCCGCCGGGTGGTGGTGCTGAGCGCAGATCCAGGCCTGGAGGCGTACACCGTGGCCATGCGTCTTTCGTGGCATTGGCGGCACACGCCGCAACCCCCGTTCCAGGTGTTGGGACTGCTGCTGTGCCATGAGGATCTGCAGACCGCCCGGCGCGGGGTCTATCCCATGGAGGTCCTGCCTTCTCCGGTGCCGTCATGGCTTTCCCCGTGGATTACCCGCCATCGTCGCCAGCCGAGGGTGCGCATCGCGCCTGCAGTGCGCTTTCGGGTGCGGTTCCGCCACCTGCCTTGGCCCTGCGCCGTGCGTTTGCGAGAGGCGGCGGATCTCCTTTGGTGTTGCGGGGTGTTCGAGCCTTTCGTTTCGCCGTTGGGGGGCCGCTTGGTGCTGGAAGCAGCGCGGGTGGTGCGGCCGGGAGGTTTTGTCATCACCGATGTGTCCCTTGGAGGGGACTGCCGCGAGCGCGGTCTGCGCCCCCTTGCCCCAGGGGTGTACCAAACCGTCCATTGGTGGAGGGTGTCATGA
- a CDS encoding methyl-accepting chemotaxis protein: MKNLKLGVKIGLGFALVLAIMATLGGITFFGARQVADGADHMANAYVPEVGIAADVQANTQSMMYAWRGYAFTKERRFLDQGRAAIEELKKSLAEADDLSVKRPDLVKLKEAIAPLKAKAHEYFQLADASVAATEAQERAMARMQELAGEYMRQCYAFLESQNQAMAKEVAEGASAERLRERLDKVTWINDLIDMGNAVIQATYQGQVERKPERMEQAMSNFEKMAATVDKLRTITRQEVNLKQLASIQQAALAYRDEMRALRAAWVQLEDLNRQRTAKGEEVLQAAAALLAAGRQGIAHLAQGSVAQASTMITTTGVGLAVGLVLAAAIAVLLTRSITGPVSQGVAFARKLAEGDLTASVDVDQKDEIGTLAQALREMSERLREVVSQVQSAADNVASGSEELSASAQQLSQGTTEQAASIEEVSSSMEQMSANIRQNADNASQTEKIAVQAAKDAQFSGEVVSQAVDAMKKIAEKISIIEEIARQTNLLALNAAIEAARAGEHGKGFAVVAAEVRKLAERSGAAAAEISELSSSTVGVADQAGRMLAKLVPDIQRTAELVQEISAASKEQSAGVAQITTAIQQLDQVVQQNAAASEEMASTSEELSSQAEQLQSTIGFFHLGGASRVSRHVARVASKRQPAIKAAPLPAPKAAPKAAPKAEGGIALDLGRDAEDDEFERF; encoded by the coding sequence ATGAAAAACCTCAAGCTCGGAGTCAAAATCGGTCTGGGTTTTGCCCTGGTTTTGGCCATCATGGCCACGCTCGGGGGGATCACCTTCTTTGGGGCGCGTCAGGTCGCGGACGGGGCGGATCACATGGCCAATGCGTATGTGCCTGAGGTGGGCATTGCCGCGGACGTGCAGGCCAACACCCAGTCCATGATGTACGCGTGGCGCGGGTATGCCTTTACCAAGGAGAGGCGGTTTCTCGACCAGGGCCGCGCCGCCATCGAGGAATTGAAAAAGTCTCTGGCCGAGGCGGATGATTTGTCCGTCAAACGGCCGGACTTGGTGAAGCTCAAGGAGGCAATTGCCCCCCTCAAGGCCAAGGCCCATGAGTACTTCCAGTTGGCCGACGCCAGCGTGGCCGCCACCGAGGCCCAAGAGAGAGCCATGGCGCGGATGCAGGAACTCGCTGGAGAGTACATGCGCCAATGCTATGCCTTTTTGGAGAGTCAAAATCAGGCCATGGCGAAGGAAGTAGCTGAGGGTGCTTCGGCGGAGCGTCTGCGGGAGCGCTTGGATAAGGTTACCTGGATCAATGATCTCATCGACATGGGCAATGCCGTGATCCAAGCCACCTACCAAGGCCAGGTGGAACGCAAGCCTGAACGCATGGAACAGGCAATGTCCAATTTCGAGAAGATGGCGGCCACCGTGGACAAATTGCGGACCATCACCCGCCAGGAGGTCAACCTGAAGCAGCTTGCCTCCATCCAGCAGGCGGCCCTTGCCTACCGCGACGAGATGCGCGCCCTGCGTGCCGCCTGGGTGCAATTGGAAGATCTGAACCGGCAGCGCACCGCCAAGGGAGAGGAAGTCCTGCAGGCAGCGGCGGCGCTCCTTGCCGCCGGGCGGCAGGGGATCGCGCACTTGGCACAGGGTTCCGTGGCACAGGCTTCGACCATGATCACCACGACTGGGGTCGGGCTTGCTGTGGGGCTTGTCCTCGCGGCGGCCATTGCCGTGTTGCTTACCCGGTCCATCACCGGACCGGTGAGCCAGGGCGTGGCCTTTGCCCGTAAGCTCGCGGAAGGGGATCTCACCGCTAGCGTGGACGTGGATCAGAAGGACGAGATCGGCACCCTCGCCCAGGCCCTGCGGGAGATGAGCGAGCGCTTGCGGGAGGTGGTCTCCCAGGTGCAGAGCGCGGCGGACAACGTGGCCTCGGGCTCGGAGGAATTGTCCGCTTCGGCGCAGCAGCTTTCTCAAGGCACGACCGAACAGGCGGCCTCCATCGAGGAAGTGAGCTCGAGCATGGAGCAGATGAGCGCCAATATCCGGCAAAACGCGGACAATGCCTCGCAAACCGAGAAGATTGCCGTGCAGGCGGCCAAAGACGCCCAGTTTAGCGGTGAGGTGGTCTCCCAGGCCGTGGACGCCATGAAGAAGATTGCGGAGAAAATCTCCATCATCGAGGAGATCGCCCGGCAGACCAATCTCTTGGCCCTCAATGCGGCCATCGAGGCCGCTCGGGCAGGAGAGCACGGCAAAGGCTTTGCCGTGGTGGCCGCCGAGGTGCGCAAACTGGCCGAGCGCAGCGGGGCGGCAGCGGCGGAAATCAGCGAATTGTCCTCGTCCACCGTGGGCGTGGCGGATCAGGCAGGGCGGATGCTGGCCAAGCTCGTGCCGGATATCCAGCGCACCGCCGAGCTGGTGCAGGAGATTTCCGCCGCCAGCAAGGAGCAGAGCGCGGGCGTTGCCCAGATCACCACTGCCATCCAGCAACTGGATCAGGTCGTGCAGCAGAACGCCGCTGCCAGCGAAGAGATGGCCTCCACTTCGGAGGAGCTCTCCAGCCAGGCCGAACAGTTGCAGAGCACCATCGGCTTCTTCCATCTTGGCGGGGCTTCTCGGGTAAGCCGTCATGTTGCTCGTGTCGCTTCCAAGCGGCAGCCAGCCATCAAGGCGGCCCCATTGCCCGCCCCCAAGGCAGCCCCCAAGGCAGCCCCCAAGGCGGAAGGCGGCATTGCCTTGGACCTGGGCCGGGACGCCGAGGACGATGAGTTTGAACGCTTCTAA
- a CDS encoding chemotaxis protein CheW, producing the protein MSESSAKQYLTFTLGGETFALETERVREVIELAPITRIPQTPEFLRGVINLRGHAVPVVDLRLQFALAEVRDTVNTCIIIVETQMDGERMAMGAIVDSVREVFEMDDADISPPPRMGASVKSEFLRGMGKKDDAFIMILDIDRVFSPEELAVVQGSVGA; encoded by the coding sequence ATGAGCGAGAGTAGCGCCAAGCAATACCTGACCTTTACCTTGGGGGGAGAGACCTTCGCCTTGGAGACGGAACGGGTGCGGGAAGTGATCGAGCTTGCCCCCATCACGCGCATCCCCCAGACTCCGGAGTTTTTGCGCGGGGTCATCAATCTGCGCGGGCATGCCGTGCCGGTGGTGGACTTGCGCCTGCAGTTCGCCTTGGCGGAGGTGCGGGACACGGTGAATACCTGTATCATCATCGTGGAGACGCAGATGGATGGAGAGCGGATGGCCATGGGTGCCATCGTGGATTCGGTGCGGGAGGTGTTTGAAATGGACGATGCCGATATCAGCCCACCGCCGCGCATGGGCGCGAGCGTCAAATCCGAGTTCTTGCGCGGCATGGGCAAAAAGGACGACGCATTCATCATGATTCTCGATATCGACCGGGTCTTCTCTCCCGAGGAACTGGCGGTGGTGCAAGGGAGCGTTGGCGCGTGA
- a CDS encoding methyl-accepting chemotaxis protein has translation MSEIPLSHVPSVDALEAALRALASRAAAPVLEREAAFLALGQGVFGLHAQMRDLAARAQDLAARLGGVELTEVVGGLEAELERLRQTAQTGDNEGVALLREAAVALEGLRRKTAPLMRLVKTLTMLGIAVKIESARMGEEGRGFAALAGDVESLARRIPEHAASITSETTAMAAELTQQTRLAEIRLVQEHTLVATVLERLSAEIVLLRTLVTRIGELGTTIPRSAEAASSHMNALVASVQFHDMARQRLMHVDQALTQACAAADALEQTAAEDVWGIAAFMVEVARLQARQVDACAKDFAQALAEFAQHTQALGQEAFALAQAAAACFGGAQGSVLDGVQREMATLEHHVAQAADQEAALAAELRQAQQRLAGLEQWVEGIEDIGAEIEIVALNASIRAARTGSTGRCLGVIASAIQEMSVETRGHTRALGRALEEIVAVAARLRTREHATGMVAGVQRFSELVQRMAAVAAATDAELAAMAALATKVQDLSKALQTLVQEQHAAVAEMEALVGDLEAAVAPWEVHAQALAKAHQPEALAALVHRYTMESERMVHHGAHGDVEDGLGDDADNIELF, from the coding sequence GTGAGCGAGATACCCCTTTCCCATGTCCCCAGTGTGGATGCCTTGGAGGCCGCTTTGCGCGCCCTGGCATCGCGGGCTGCTGCCCCGGTGCTGGAGCGGGAAGCGGCCTTCTTGGCCTTGGGGCAGGGGGTGTTTGGGCTGCATGCCCAGATGCGGGATTTGGCGGCGCGGGCTCAAGACTTGGCGGCGCGGCTGGGTGGGGTCGAGCTCACCGAAGTGGTGGGGGGGCTTGAAGCCGAGCTCGAGAGGCTTCGACAAACGGCCCAGACTGGCGACAACGAAGGCGTGGCCCTCTTGCGCGAGGCGGCCGTGGCCCTGGAGGGCCTGCGCCGGAAGACGGCGCCGCTCATGCGGTTGGTGAAGACCCTCACCATGTTGGGGATTGCCGTGAAGATCGAAAGCGCCCGCATGGGTGAGGAAGGCCGTGGTTTTGCCGCCTTGGCCGGAGACGTGGAGTCCCTTGCCCGCCGCATTCCCGAACATGCCGCCAGCATCACCTCCGAGACCACGGCCATGGCCGCAGAACTCACCCAACAGACCCGCTTGGCGGAGATCCGTTTGGTCCAAGAACATACCCTGGTGGCCACGGTGCTGGAGCGCTTGAGCGCGGAGATTGTGCTTTTGCGCACGCTTGTCACCCGCATTGGGGAACTGGGGACCACCATCCCGCGCTCGGCCGAGGCGGCATCCTCCCACATGAACGCCCTGGTGGCTTCGGTACAATTCCACGACATGGCCCGTCAGCGCCTCATGCATGTGGACCAGGCCCTGACCCAGGCGTGCGCGGCGGCTGATGCCCTCGAACAGACCGCCGCCGAAGACGTGTGGGGCATTGCCGCCTTCATGGTGGAGGTGGCGCGCCTGCAGGCGCGCCAGGTGGATGCCTGCGCCAAGGATTTCGCCCAGGCCCTGGCGGAATTTGCCCAGCACACCCAAGCCCTGGGACAGGAGGCCTTCGCGCTCGCCCAAGCCGCGGCAGCGTGCTTTGGCGGTGCGCAGGGTTCGGTGCTGGACGGCGTGCAGCGGGAAATGGCGACCCTGGAGCACCATGTGGCCCAGGCCGCGGACCAAGAGGCGGCTTTGGCCGCAGAGTTGCGTCAGGCCCAGCAGCGGTTGGCGGGGTTGGAACAATGGGTGGAAGGCATCGAAGATATCGGTGCCGAGATCGAGATCGTGGCCCTCAATGCCAGCATCCGGGCGGCGCGCACGGGGAGCACGGGCCGGTGCCTTGGGGTCATCGCCTCGGCCATTCAGGAGATGTCGGTGGAGACCCGCGGTCATACCCGCGCCTTGGGCAGGGCCTTGGAAGAGATCGTTGCCGTGGCCGCCCGCCTGCGCACCCGCGAGCATGCCACAGGCATGGTGGCAGGTGTGCAGCGGTTTTCGGAACTGGTGCAGCGCATGGCTGCCGTGGCCGCTGCCACCGACGCCGAGCTTGCGGCCATGGCGGCCCTTGCCACGAAGGTGCAGGACTTGAGCAAGGCGCTCCAAACCCTGGTGCAGGAGCAGCATGCCGCAGTGGCGGAGATGGAAGCCCTGGTGGGCGACCTGGAAGCGGCCGTGGCGCCGTGGGAAGTCCATGCCCAAGCCCTCGCCAAGGCTCACCAGCCCGAGGCCCTGGCTGCCCTTGTGCACCGCTACACCATGGAGAGCGAGCGTATGGTGCACCACGGGGCCCATGGCGATGTGGAAGACGGCCTTGGCGATGACGCCGACAATATCGAGCTTTTTTGA